A single Sutterella megalosphaeroides DNA region contains:
- a CDS encoding molybdopterin dinucleotide binding domain-containing protein: MFNCQTQESRYRMHSQLDGTVSHDYANIDGREPLWIHPKDAEARGIRSGDLVLVANGRGRAMAGAYVTERVMPGVVVFHHGAWYAPVETKEGILDLRGNSNTLTMDEPTSKLACGNIASTALVEVARWTGERRHVYVFDPIEEAL, translated from the coding sequence ATTTTTAACTGTCAAACTCAGGAGAGCCGCTACCGCATGCACAGCCAGTTGGACGGCACGGTGTCGCACGACTACGCCAACATCGACGGGCGCGAACCCTTGTGGATCCATCCGAAGGACGCCGAAGCGCGCGGCATCCGCTCCGGGGACCTCGTCCTTGTTGCGAACGGGCGCGGTCGCGCCATGGCGGGCGCTTACGTAACGGAGCGCGTGATGCCGGGCGTCGTGGTGTTTCATCACGGCGCATGGTACGCTCCCGTCGAAACGAAGGAAGGGATCCTCGACCTCCGAGGGAATTCGAACACGCTCACGATGGACGAACCCACGTCGAAACTTGCCTGCGGCAACATCGCCTCGACCGCCCTCGTTGAGGTCGCCCGATGGACGGGCGAACGCCGTCACGTCTATGTCTTCGATCCGATCGAAGAAGCCCTCTGA